From Candidatus Campbellbacteria bacterium:
CAATGAAATCGTTCGGCGCACAGCCGACCGTGATGTCGACTTCGTCGCCATACGAGTTCAACCAGCGCCCCCTGGCACGAGACCACCAAAGGTCTCCGTAGCACCCACTTCTGAAGAGAAGTGTCATGTTGCCTTGTAGCACTGGCTTGTCATGGAACACTCCTCCGGTCGAGCCGAGGTACTTGCTCCACAGCTCGATGCCACCACTGAAGGTGACGGCCGATTCCTGCTCGATTTCCTGGCTGTGCGCCGCGCACGAACCGAAGATCACGGCGAGAAGGATGGTGACGACCGCCAGAATGAAACCCACCAAGAACGAACGCGAACGAGCCTTCCGACTGTCGTTCAATTGCGAACCGAGTCGTTGCTCTTCCTGTTTGTTTCGCATCCCTGCCTCCTTTAAAAATCGTCGACTGAAATGTCGAAGATCAATTTCCAGTATCTATTATAGCAAGAATAACGTATTTGTCAACCCAGTGTGTTGTCATCAAGGTTAAACCTCGATACCCCCACCGGGTCAATGCTTTACCGGAAAACACGGGACCCTACAGATGACTTGCTTCAAGCGCTCGATTGATTTCAACAAGTGCTTTTCGGTGTGTGGGTGCAAAAGATGAAATGTGTTCAAGAGAGAAATGATACGGTCGAGATAGGTGTTCTGTATAAGCAGAGTCACCTTGTACATAACCCAGCTCATGCAAAATACGCAACACAAGAAGAACTTCAAACGAAGCGAGGTTGTCTTGTGTGACATCGGGACCAGCGAGGGCTGAAAGTCCATTCCACACTAAATCAAACACAACACTTCCCTGCTCTTCATCAACAACCAATCGTCGAACTAGTTGTAAAATGCGTACTGCAAGCATTCTTTTTTGTCTATCTTCGTGTGAGAAAAAAACTGACGAGAGCGGGGTTACATTGGTAATACGCCACCCATCACGCGAACGCACGAGTGACACATCAGAAACAGAAGAAAATTGTAAACCATACCGATGGCGTGAACGAACTTCGCGGGATGATTGACACCGTGCAAGTACCACTCCCATATCAGATGTAAACAATCGGTACGTGCGACTCGCCTCACCAACATTGTATGCGCCGAGAACGATTGCTTTTGTGTGGTGCTTGGAATACATAAAACTAAATTCGAAATACGAATACCGAAATACGAAACAACACTGGGTATCCTCTATTGAAAGTTTTAAACATTAGAACATTCTTATTTTGTGCTTGTTTCGGATTTCGTGCTTAACTATTCGTGCTTAATGTATACTGAAAATATACAACTCTGCACCTATGTCCCCAACGGATGCCGTGAGATCTTTGAGATTGGTGGATTTTATGAGTGCTTCTTTGTGTTCTTCAATAAGTTTTTTGCCTTCTTCATTTGTCACAACAGAAAGTGTTGGTGTGTCAGACGCGGTCAAACCTGATGTCTTTCTAAAGTCCTGAATAGCACGCATCAAATCACGCACATCACCTTCTTTTTTCAACTCGGGCGTTACCGCCGTATCAAGTTCAACATCCCAGCCCGTATCTTCTTTAAACAATACCTCTTTTACGTTTACTTCGTCGGAAATCAAAGCAACCAGTTCTGGAAATTTCTGCAGTGTGAGATTTCCTCCACGAAGCGAAAGTGATGCGAGTGGCTGACGAACCTTAATTCCCGCAGACATGCGAGCTTCAAGTGCCCGTGAAGCAACATCCCGTATCTTTTGCATGCCCGTAATAATCTTTTCTGGTTTGTTTTTTACTGTTTTGGTATACGAAGGCCACTCCTCTAGGTGCACACTTTCCAATTCACCCCCCGCTGAGCTGTACATTTCCTCAGCAAAAAATGGAGTGAACGGCGCCATTGCTGTGGCAAGTGTTTTGAGCACGTGTCTCGTTGTTCCCAACGCATGTGCTTTATCCTCTGCATCATCTGATTTAAATCTATCTCGTGACCGACGAATATACCACGTAGAGAAATCTTGAATAAAATCTTTAATTGCCCGCGTGGGCTCAAATGTGTGGTAGGTGTTGAGACCTTCCGTTACTTCCGTGAGTAGTTCATCGAGTCGGCTCAAAATCCACACATCAAGTACATGCTTTGATATTTGATATTTGATATTTGATATTGGTGTCTCTTCTTTATACATCTCATAAAACTTCACCACGTTGCGCGCAATCATAAATACCTTCTTGGATACTTCGTCCACCGTCTTTTCATCAAAGTTTTTTGTATCACCCGGCTGATTAACGGAGTACATCCAAAAACGAATAACATCCACGCCATGTTTTGCCATCGCCTCCCATGGATTAATGACGTTCCCAATTGATTTACTCATCTTCTTACCTTGAGCATCCAAAATGTGCCCAAGACAAATGACGTTCTCAAACGCTCGTCCCTTCCCCATGAGCACACCGACGGCGTGCAGTGTATAAAACCATCCGCGTGTTTGATCAATTGCTTCAGAAATGTACTGCGCAGGATAGCCTTTTCCATCAACCCACTTCTCGTTTTCAAACGGGTAGTGATCTTGTGCAAATGGCATTGAGCCAGAATCAAACCACACATCCATTACTTCTGGTGTGCGTTTCATCTCAAATTCGCACTTTGGACATACAACGGGCACTTCATCAATGTATGGTTTGTGTAAATCAATATCGTACGAAGCGTTGTGTGGAAGCGGCACAAAAGCAACGGGTACTGCACAAGCGAGTTCCGGATCGGGCGACGTCAGTAAATGCTCGGCCCGTTTGTCGTCGGCGCCTTCCAAAATCGCCGAAATGGTAGGAAACGCAACGCCGTGCGTTACCACGATGACGTGTGTGTGTTCATGTTGAGAATCAATGTCATACAAAAACTCTGAAAAACGACGACGTACATCCAAATAACTCTCCCCGTTTGGAAGTTTATCACCATACTTCAGTCCGTTGGTTTTTCTATACAAATAAACGTCGTGGTGTGGTTTTGTATTGAAATCACCATACTTAAGCTCTTGTATCCGTTCGTCAACAACAACCGCATCTGCCACAAGGCCGAGTTCTTGTGCAATGATGTCGGCGGTCTCCCGTGTACGCACGAAAGGCGACGTGTAGATTTTTGTTACACCCTCTTTCTTTATTTTTCTGCTCACGTGCATGACCTGCTCCTTTCCTTTTTCGGTCAAATGGTCTGGAGCATTCGGGTCTGCACTCGCGATATCCAAAATATTATTGTTGGCCTCTCCGTGCCGAACAAAGGTAAACGTATTTCCGCGTGATTTCGTTATTTTTTTGAGGTGCTCAATAGACCCAACCACCTCTGTGTGGTGGCAGTGTTCGCAGTTCCAGACAGGAAGTGGTGTGCCCCAGTAGCGGTCGCGAGAAAATGCCCAATCCTTCACTTCGCGTAGCCATTCTCCAAAACGTCCTTCTTTAATGTGTTCTGGTACCCAGTTAATTTTTTTGTTCTCCTTCACCAAATCATCCCTCAATTCCGACATGCGGATGTACCACGAATCACGGGCGTAATAAATCAGCGCCGTGTGGCAACGCCAGCAATGTGGGTATGGATGTTCAAATTTCTCTCTCTTAAAAAGAAGACTACTGGGCTTGCGCGCTAAAAGGTCTTTAATGACCTCAACGGCCGTGGACTCATCACGTACAAACAAACCTTCGTATAATCCCGTACCCTTCACAAGGTGCCCTGTCTCATCAACGAGATGCCACTTTGGCAAACTAACTTTGTTACCCAATTCAAAGTCCTCCTGTCCGTACATAACCGCTGTGTGCACAATGCCCGTACCGTCTGTCGTCGTCACAAAATCTGCTGGATACACCTTATATGCATTTCCTATTTTTTCTTTTTCTGGACCAGAAATAAGGTTTTCAAGAAATGGGAAGAGTGGTTCGTAGGAGAGACCAACCAAATCTTTGCCCTTTAGTGGAGTACTCAGACCATCTTCAATATATGGCATCCTTGTATCCTTACCCCCATATTTGAAATCACTTCCAATAGGATCAAATAGTGGGTGTTTATTATCTTCTACCGCCTTGTCAAAAATTTCTTTAGAAAGAATTAAAAACTCTCCCCGTAGAAAGATTTTTACATAATCAATGTCCTCTCCAACAGCAAGTCCGACGTTTCCTAAGAGCGTCCACGGTGTTGTTGTCCATGCGAGAAGATACGTATTTTCTTCTCCGACAACTTTAAACTTCACATACACCGAAATATCCTTCACATCTTCATACCCCTGCGCAAGTTCATGACTTGAAAGTGCTGTACCACAACGCGGACACCAGGGGAGGACTTTGTAATCTTTATACAAAAGATTCTGTTTGTGTACATGTGCAACAATACTCCACAATGATTCCATGTAACTTGGATAGTACGTAACGTATGCGTCATCTAAATCAACCCAGTACCCCATACGCTGTGTAAACAAACTCCACTCGTCAATATATTTCCAGACACTTTCTTTACACTTTTCATTAAACTGTGCGATGCCGTATTCCTCAATTTGTTTCTTTAGTGTAAAACCGAGTTGTTTTTCAACTTCAATTTCAACAGGAAGGCCGTGGGTGTCCCAACCCGCTTTTCGACGCACGTGAAAGCCGCGCATCGTTTTGTACCGAGGAATAACGTCTTTAAATGCCCGCGAAATAAGATGGTGAATTCCAGGACGGCCATTTGCCGTTGGTGGGCCTTCATAAAACACGAACTCTCCCTCTGGAGATTCTTTTGCAAGCGTTTTTTGGAAAATACCCTTTTCCTGCCAGTGTTGTAGTATTTCCTCCTCCTTTTTCGCCACATCACTTTTTTCGTACTCTTCATGTGCCATAGCAACCATCATAGCAAAGAGAGCGTCTTTTTAAAACGTATGAGGAGAACCAAAAAATCTAATCCTTCTTTGGAAAATGTTTTGTGTGTACCCCTTTTTTGATTGTTTCAAGAATGCGGTCAACACCCTCTACAGAAGTTGAGAGCTCTTTAATTACTCCGCGTAATACAGTCTCTTGGTCTGGGGTAATGTTTTCACGAGATGCAATGTCTCCTATTTTTGGCAATACATCTGTCAGCGGTAATCTAACGTATTCAGTAAGAAGAGATGCGGTGTTGGCGTGTGAAGTGAGTATTTCTTTTTCTTTTCTGCGAACACGAAGGCCTGTGTATACGATGATAAACATGATAAATGTGAGAAGTGCTGGAGTAGCAGTGCCAAATAAGACATGCGTGTAAAACATCCGTGCGTCTATGTATACACCAAGTCCCGCCACAACCTTTCCATTTTCATCTTTGATTGGTGCAATACCCGCTACCCACGTTCCCCACCGGTCTTCTTTTGGACCCTCAGTAAAAGGCAGACCTGTTTGAAATAGTTTCTCAAATTGTATTGTTGCCTCTGGATATTTGTCCCCCGGTGGTGAGTAGTCCGGCGAGGCGGGGTCCTCAGAATCTAAATAGATGAAAACATTTTCATTTTTATTACCAAAAATATAGACGAACCTCACATCCTCATTAACACTCCGTATTTTTTGTAAACGTGCCTTTAAATTTATATATACTGGACTGGCAAGGTCACTGGCGTCCCCTTTCAGAGAAAGAATGTCCGAAACGTCAATACTTGCCGCTATCGTCTCTGCACGACTGTACAAAGATATGAATTCTGAATACCAATACAACCGGAGCGCGAGAAGGGTTCCAAGAACTCCGACACAAAGAATGGCGACGAGAACGCCACGGTGAATCGCGTGAAGCGAGCTAATCCGTTTTTTGTTTTGTAATGTATTCATATACAACTATTATGAACCACTTTTTGTTGGTTCTTTATAATTTTCATGGTCGTGTTCGTACACACGGCGAAGTAATATCATTTCAAACACGAGAAGTCCGACGACACCAAGAATGAGGAGAATAATCACCATTAAGAGCATCTCTGGAATACCGATACCCCCCACTGTTACCTCAAACGCCTGCGTCGGTGGTGTTTCTACACCTTCCACAACCGCTCCAAGCCAAAATTGATACGGAATACCCCGCAGTGATCCACCCAGACCCGAAAGCACCGTTGCCTGCAAAAGAGGCACGAGATTCTTCGTTGAACCATACCGATATGAAAAGTTGCCCGCCTCATCACTTGCTATAGTGTACTGTTTTGGGTCACCACTTGAAAGTTTAAGCCAGATATTAACTTTCGCATTTGGATATGTTACTCCTTGTACAAAGAAATCTGCCAGATTTTTCGGACGGTTTGTATATCCCGTAATCACCGGTGGACGAAGTGAGCTAAGTACTAATGAAGATTGGTCCAGTGGGAGCTCTGTCTTTCCATCGGTGCCACGAACAATGGGAGATGAA
This genomic window contains:
- a CDS encoding recombination protein O N-terminal domain-containing protein, producing MYSKHHTKAIVLGAYNVGEASRTYRLFTSDMGVVLARCQSSREVRSRHRYGLQFSSVSDVSLVRSRDGWRITNVTPLSSVFFSHEDRQKRMLAVRILQLVRRLVVDEEQGSVVFDLVWNGLSALAGPDVTQDNLASFEVLLVLRILHELGYVQGDSAYTEHLSRPYHFSLEHISSFAPTHRKALVEINRALEASHL
- a CDS encoding class I tRNA ligase family protein, which codes for MMVAMAHEEYEKSDVAKKEEEILQHWQEKGIFQKTLAKESPEGEFVFYEGPPTANGRPGIHHLISRAFKDVIPRYKTMRGFHVRRKAGWDTHGLPVEIEVEKQLGFTLKKQIEEYGIAQFNEKCKESVWKYIDEWSLFTQRMGYWVDLDDAYVTYYPSYMESLWSIVAHVHKQNLLYKDYKVLPWCPRCGTALSSHELAQGYEDVKDISVYVKFKVVGEENTYLLAWTTTPWTLLGNVGLAVGEDIDYVKIFLRGEFLILSKEIFDKAVEDNKHPLFDPIGSDFKYGGKDTRMPYIEDGLSTPLKGKDLVGLSYEPLFPFLENLISGPEKEKIGNAYKVYPADFVTTTDGTGIVHTAVMYGQEDFELGNKVSLPKWHLVDETGHLVKGTGLYEGLFVRDESTAVEVIKDLLARKPSSLLFKREKFEHPYPHCWRCHTALIYYARDSWYIRMSELRDDLVKENKKINWVPEHIKEGRFGEWLREVKDWAFSRDRYWGTPLPVWNCEHCHHTEVVGSIEHLKKITKSRGNTFTFVRHGEANNNILDIASADPNAPDHLTEKGKEQVMHVSRKIKKEGVTKIYTSPFVRTRETADIIAQELGLVADAVVVDERIQELKYGDFNTKPHHDVYLYRKTNGLKYGDKLPNGESYLDVRRRFSEFLYDIDSQHEHTHVIVVTHGVAFPTISAILEGADDKRAEHLLTSPDPELACAVPVAFVPLPHNASYDIDLHKPYIDEVPVVCPKCEFEMKRTPEVMDVWFDSGSMPFAQDHYPFENEKWVDGKGYPAQYISEAIDQTRGWFYTLHAVGVLMGKGRAFENVICLGHILDAQGKKMSKSIGNVINPWEAMAKHGVDVIRFWMYSVNQPGDTKNFDEKTVDEVSKKVFMIARNVVKFYEMYKEETPISNIKYQISKHVLDVWILSRLDELLTEVTEGLNTYHTFEPTRAIKDFIQDFSTWYIRRSRDRFKSDDAEDKAHALGTTRHVLKTLATAMAPFTPFFAEEMYSSAGGELESVHLEEWPSYTKTVKNKPEKIITGMQKIRDVASRALEARMSAGIKVRQPLASLSLRGGNLTLQKFPELVALISDEVNVKEVLFKEDTGWDVELDTAVTPELKKEGDVRDLMRAIQDFRKTSGLTASDTPTLSVVTNEEGKKLIEEHKEALIKSTNLKDLTASVGDIGAELYIFSIH